The Coffea arabica cultivar ET-39 chromosome 9e, Coffea Arabica ET-39 HiFi, whole genome shotgun sequence genome has a window encoding:
- the LOC140014628 gene encoding uncharacterized protein, with protein MSQEHEITIAQLSLKMDNMWKEMQRRFDQRLETIHEQIDQLSSSRASSRKSRGKSTLGESSDSNADSEHEAYEQRRPKRNPRANGDAIKGIKMQIPPFQGKSDPDTYLEWESRVELVFGCNDYTDAQKLRLAVVEFTDYAIVWWEQVVTSRRRCGDPPITTWTELKRLMKKRFVPSHYHRDLYQKLQTLTQGQRSVEDYYKDMEISMLRADIQEDREATMARFLNGLRVEIADQLELQYYVEIEDMVEKAIKIEQRLKRRGTTRNYNSHPQPFTRPFQPRREERGSNTWTTPKPKQDQGSSSRPPFTKTDSKVVSKPTIETSKPRNRDTKCWRCQGVGHIASQCPNPRTMLVLPNGDIVTDDEEEDYKDMPPLVEEEDEIEEVPTQDKVGLVARRALATQASKDELQRDNIFYTRCHVTNKVCSLVIDPGSCTNVASALMVEKLSLPTSEHPRPYKLQWLNNSGEEYQDVFPEDIPTGLPPLRGIEHQIDFIPGSSLPNKAPYRTNPEETKEQQRQVEELLSKGWIQESLSPCAVPVLLVPKKDGGWRMCTDCRAINAITVKYRHPIPRIGAVLLQEGRPVAYFSEKLNGAALNYSTYDKELMALVRALQTWQHYLRPREFVLHTDHESLKHIKSQDKLSKRHARWITFIDSFTFVIKYKAEFYATDSDFGEIFNSLPRHSREHYFIFQGFLYYKDKLCIPRSSMRTLLVREAHGGGLMGHFGIAKTLMILQEHFFWPRMRSDVERHIERCVTCHQAKSKVHPYGLYTPLPIPHAPWVDLSMDFVLGLPRTRKGHDSIYVVVDRFSKMAHFIPCLKTDDAKHVADLFFREIVRLHGMPRTIVSDRDAKFLSYFWKTLWCKLGTKLLFSTSSHPQTDGQTEVVNRTLSTLLRAIIKKNIKSWEDCLPHVEFAYNRTVHSATHYSPFEIVYGFNPLTPLDLTPLPVHERVNLDGKNKAAYVRELHTKVRANIEKRTLQYIQSANKGRRQMVFEPGDWVWIHMRKERFPVKRRSKLLPRGDGPFQVVERINDNAYKLELPGEYGTMSLI; from the exons ATGTCTCAGGAACATGAAATTACCATTGCTCAGTTATCACTTAAAATGGATAATATGTGGAAGGAAATGCAGAGGAGATTTGACCAAAGGTTGGAAACAATCCATGAGCAAATTGATCAACTAAGTTCGTCTAGGGCTTCTTCTAGGAAATCTAGGGGAAAATCCACCCTGGGGGAATCTAGTGACTCCAATGCTGATTCGGAACATGAGGCATACGAGCAAAGAAGACCAAAGCGAAACCCAAGAGCAAACGGTGATGCCATCAAGGGGATTAAGATGCAGATTCCtcctttccaaggcaaatctgatcCGGATACGTACCTTGAATGGGAGAGTCGAGTGGAGCTAGTATTCGGTTGTAATGACTACACCGATGCACAAAAGTTGAGACTTGCCGTAGTAGAATTCACCGACTATGCCATAGTTTGGTGGGAACAAGTGGTTACAAGCAGGAGAAGGTGTGGAGACCCACCTATAACCACTTGGACTGAGCTCAAGAGACTGATGAAGAAGCGATTTGTACCAAGTCACTACCATAGAGACTTGTACCAAAAACTTCAAACCTTGACACAAGGTCAACGCTCAGttgaggactactacaaggacATGGAAATCTCCATGTTAAGAGCtgatattcaagaagatagagAGGCTACAATGGCAAGATTTCTCAATGGTCTGAGGGTTGAAATAGCCGATCAACTGGAGCTTCAATACTATGTGGAGATTGAAGATATGGTGGAGAAGGCTATCAAGattgagcaaaggctcaagaggaggggtacaacCAGAAATTATAACTCTCATCCTCAACCATTTACTCGACCATTCCAGCCTAGAAGGGAAGAGAGAGGTTCGAATACTTGGACCACTCCAAAGCCGAAGCAAGATCAAGGGTCAAGCTCGCGGCCACCTTTTACTAAAACCGACTCCAAGGTTGTTTCAAAACCAACAATTGAAACTTCAAAACCTAGGAATCGTGACACCAAATGTTGGAGGTGTCAAGGAGTTGGGCATATTGCAAGTCAATGTCCAAACCCAAGGACCATGCTTGTCCTACCAAATGGAGACATTGTCACTGATGATGAAGAGGAGGATTACAAGGACATGCCTCCCttggttgaagaggaagatgagatAGAGGAAGTTCCAACTCAAGACAAAGTTGGATTGGTAGCAAGAAGGGCCCTAGCTACGCAAGCTAGTAAGGATGAGCTTCAACGTGACAACATCTTTTACACTAGGTGCCATGTGACCAACAAGGTATGCAGCTTGGTGATTGACCCCGGAAGTTGCACTAATGTTGCTAGTgcattgatggtggagaaactaagCTTGCCAACTAGTGAGCACCCCCGTCCCTACAAGCTTCAGTGGTTAAACAACAGTGGAGAG gagtaTCAAGACGTCTTTCCTGAGGATATACCTACTGGTTTGCCTCCATTAaggggaattgaacatcaaattgatttcattcctggATCTTCCCTTCCAAACAAGGCACCATATAGAACCAATCCTGAGGAAACCAAGGAGCAACAACGACAAGTGGAGGAATTGCTTAGTAAGGGTTGGATTCAAGAGAGTCTAAGCCCTTGTGCTGTACCAGTTCTACTTGttccaaagaaagatggaggatgGAGAATGTGCACTGATTGTAGGGCAATTAATGCCATCACGGTAAAGTACCGCCATCCCATACCTC GTATTGGAGCTGTTCTACTCCAAGAGGGTCGCCCGGTTGCCTACTTTAGCGAAAAATTGAATGGAGCTGCTCTCAACTACTCCACCTATGATAAGGAGCTAATGGCCTTGGTACGGGCTCTCCAAACATGGCAACATTACCTACGCCCTCGTGAGTTTGTCTTGCACACCGACCATGAGTCGCTCAAGCATATCAAATCCCAAGACAAGTTGAGTAAGCGACATGCACGATGGATTACATTCATTGACAGTTTTACCTTTGTGATCAAATACAAGGCAG AATTTTATGCAACTGACTCGgattttggtgagatttttAACTCTTTGCCACGACACTCTCGTGAGCATTATTTCATCTTTCAGGGGTTCTTATACTACAAAGACAAGCTTTGCATTCCCAGGAGCTCCATGCGCACGCTTCTAGTCAGGGAAGCTCATGGAGGTGGTTTAATGGGGCATTTTGGCATTGCCAAGACCTTGATGATTCTCCAAGAGCATTTCTTCTGGCCCCGCATGAGGAGTGACGTGGAAAGGCACATTGAAAGGTGTGTGACTTGTCACCAGGCAAAATCAAAGGTACACCCTTATGGTCTCTATACACCTTTGCCTATTCCACATGCACCATGGGTTGATCTGTCgatggattttgtgcttggtcTACCTAGGACTAGAAAAGGACATGATTCAATCTATGTGGTAGTTGACCGTTTCTCcaaaatggctcattttattccttgtctCAAAACAGATGACGCTAAGCATGTTGCAGATTTATTCTTTCGTGAGATAGTTAGATTACATGGCATGCCTCGCACTATTGTTTCTGATAGGGACGCCAAATTCcttagctatttttggaaaactttgtggtgtAAACTAGGTACTAAATTActattttctacttctagccacccacaaactgatggtcaaACCGAAGTGGTTAATAGGACTTTATCCACCCTATTGCGTGCCATtattaaaaagaacattaaatcttgggaagacTGCTTACCACATGTGGAATTTGCTTACAATCGCACTGTTCATTCTGCTACACATTATTCGCCGTTTGAAATTGTGTATGGCTTTAACCCTCTCACACCTTTGGATTTAACTCCTTTACCTGTTCATGAGAGAGTTAACTTGGATGGTAAGAATAAAGCTGCATATGTACGTGAGCTACACACTAAGGTGCGAGCCAACATCGAGAAGCGTACACTTCAGTACATCCAAAGTGCCAATAAGGGGCGCCGCCAGATGGTCTTTGAGCCTGGCGATTGGGTATGGATACACATGCGCAAAGAGAGGTTCCCAGTCAAAAGGCGTAGTAAGCTACTTCCACGGGGAGATGGTCCATTCCAAGTCGTGGAGCGTATaaatgacaatgcttacaaacttGAACTTCCAGGTGAGTATGGG ACGATGAgtttgatttga
- the LOC113709281 gene encoding glycolate oxidase isoform X1, which translates to MEKITNVMEYEPLAKEKLPKMVYEYYASGAENEWTLQENRNAFSRILFQPRILVDVSNIDTATTVLSFKISIPVMVAPTAMQKMAHPEGEYATARATSAAGTIMTLSSWATSSVEEVASTGSGIRFFQLYVMKDRNVVAQLVQRAERAGFKAIVLTVDTPRLGRREADIKNRFALPPHLTLKNFDGLDLGRIDGTNDSGLASYVAGQVDQSLSWKDLKWLQTITQLPIILKGVLTAEDARLAVQAGAAGIIVSNHGARQLDYVPATVMALEEVVKAAQGRVPVFLDGGIRRGTDVFKALALGAAGVFIGRPIVFSLAADGESGVRKVLQMLHDELELTMALSGCRTIKEITRDHIVTPWDPLHLEPRL; encoded by the exons ATGGAGAAGATTACCAATGTTATGGAGTACGAACCCCTTGCAAAGGAAAAATTGCCTAAGATGGTTTATGAATACTATGCATCTGGAGCTGAGAACGAATGGACTCTCCAAGAGAATAGAAATGCTTTCTCGAGGATCTT ATTCCAGCCTCGAATTCTTGTTGATGTAAGCAACATTGACACGGCCACTACAGTGTTGAGCTTTAAGATTTCTATTCCCGTCATGGTTGCTCCAACAGCTATGCAGAAAATGGCTCACCCAGAAG GAGAGTATGCAACAGCACGAGCAACATCAGCAGCTGGCACAATTATG ACTTTGTCGTCTTGGGCTACTTCCAGTGTTGAAGAGGTTGCTTCAACTGGATCAGGCATCCGCTTTTTTCAGCTCTAT GTCATGAAGGACCGAAATGTCGTTGCACAACTTGTACAAAGAGCTGAAAGGGCTGGTTTTAAAGCTATTGTCCTTACTGTGGATACTCCTAGGCTTGGACGTAGGGAAGCTGATATCAAGAATAG ATTTGCGCTGCCACCCCATTTGACTTTGAAGAATTTTGATGGACTGGACCTCGGAAGGATAGATGGG ACTAATGATTCTGGACTTGCTTCATATGTTGCTGGCCAAGTAGATCAATCTCTTAGCTGGAAG GATTTGAAGTGGCTGCAGACGATCACTCAGTTACCGATTATTCTCAAGGGTGTATTGACTGCTGAGGATG CCAGACTAGCTGTACAAGCTGGAGCTGCAGGAATCATTGTGTCAAATCATGGGGCCCGACAGCTTGATTATGTCCCTGCAACTGTTATGGCCTTGGAAGAG GTTGTCAAAGCTGCTCAAGGCAGAGTTCCTGTTTTTTTGGACGGTGGAATTCGGCGTGGGACAGATGTATTCAAAGCATTGGCTCTTGGAGCTGCTGGTGTCTTT ATTGGAAGGCCCATTGTCTTCTCATTGGCAGCTGATGGTGAGTCAGGAGTTAGGAAAGTACTTCAGATGCTTCATGATGAGCTAGAGCTGACCATGGCCTTGAGTGGTTGCCGCACTATTAAGGAGATTACTCGTGATCATATTGTTACTCCTTGGGATCCCCTCCATCTTGAACCCCGATTATAG
- the LOC113709450 gene encoding protein TIFY 5A: MYEVLSTSCAFQIFNYVLTQSLLTFSWIIDHFTFLVISMRGNYNLELRLLPAAAGGFGLPDWCGKEEEEEQQMTIFYNGQVAVCDVTELQARAIISFASREMEEKSRTPSSSSEPSSPVLQSPIYGPAAGLSMKRSLQRFLQKRKNRIQAAFPYHHL; encoded by the exons atgtatgAAGTTTTATCAACTTCTTGCGCCTTCCAAATATTCAACTACGTATTGACTCAATCTTTGCTAACTTTCTCTTGGATcattgatcattttacatttttgGTTATATCAATGAGGGGAAACTACAATTTGGAACTCCGGCTTCTACCGGCAGCTGCCGGTGGTTTTGGCTTGCCGGATTGGTGTGggaaagaggaggaggaggagcagcAGATGACTATCTTTTACAACGGGCAGGTTGCTGTTTGTGATGTTACAGAGCTTCAG GCCAGAGCCATCATATCGTTTGCAAGTCGAGAAATGGAGGAGAAGTCAAGAACcccatcttcttcttctgaaCCATCTTCCCCTGTCCTGCAATCACCAATATATGGTCCCGCAGCTGGTCTCTCCATGAAGAGATCTTTGCAGAGGTTCTTGCAGAAGAGAAAAAACAGAATCCAAGCTGCATTTCCTTATCATCATCTCTAG
- the LOC113709281 gene encoding glycolate oxidase isoform X2: MEKITNVMEYEPLAKEKLPKMVYEYYASGAENEWTLQENRNAFSRILFQPRILVDVSNIDTATTVLSFKISIPVMVAPTAMQKMAHPEGEYATARATSAAGTIMTLSSWATSSVEEVASTGSGIRFFQLYVMKDRNVVAQLVQRAERAGFKAIVLTVDTPRLGRREADIKNRFALPPHLTLKNFDGLDLGRIDGTNDSGLASYVAGQVDQSLSWKDLKWLQTITQLPIILKGVLTAEDARLAVQAGAAGIIVSNHGARQLDYVPATVMALEEVNQIALM; encoded by the exons ATGGAGAAGATTACCAATGTTATGGAGTACGAACCCCTTGCAAAGGAAAAATTGCCTAAGATGGTTTATGAATACTATGCATCTGGAGCTGAGAACGAATGGACTCTCCAAGAGAATAGAAATGCTTTCTCGAGGATCTT ATTCCAGCCTCGAATTCTTGTTGATGTAAGCAACATTGACACGGCCACTACAGTGTTGAGCTTTAAGATTTCTATTCCCGTCATGGTTGCTCCAACAGCTATGCAGAAAATGGCTCACCCAGAAG GAGAGTATGCAACAGCACGAGCAACATCAGCAGCTGGCACAATTATG ACTTTGTCGTCTTGGGCTACTTCCAGTGTTGAAGAGGTTGCTTCAACTGGATCAGGCATCCGCTTTTTTCAGCTCTAT GTCATGAAGGACCGAAATGTCGTTGCACAACTTGTACAAAGAGCTGAAAGGGCTGGTTTTAAAGCTATTGTCCTTACTGTGGATACTCCTAGGCTTGGACGTAGGGAAGCTGATATCAAGAATAG ATTTGCGCTGCCACCCCATTTGACTTTGAAGAATTTTGATGGACTGGACCTCGGAAGGATAGATGGG ACTAATGATTCTGGACTTGCTTCATATGTTGCTGGCCAAGTAGATCAATCTCTTAGCTGGAAG GATTTGAAGTGGCTGCAGACGATCACTCAGTTACCGATTATTCTCAAGGGTGTATTGACTGCTGAGGATG CCAGACTAGCTGTACAAGCTGGAGCTGCAGGAATCATTGTGTCAAATCATGGGGCCCGACAGCTTGATTATGTCCCTGCAACTGTTATGGCCTTGGAAGAGGTTAATCAGATAGCTTTGATGTGA